The DNA segment ACATGAAACCAAGATCATCAACTTTAATACCGTTATTATTCTCAACCCAATTGCATTTAAACATTGGAACTTGAAATTTGTGATAATCGAgttcccatatttcttgaataaCTCCATAAAAAATCATGTCTGACACAATTGGATTTTTGTCCTTCGCACTAGCAACTTGCATTGTCTTTGCGACTAAGCTTACCCCAGAGTTTTGAACAACTTGTGTATTATCACGCTCTTTTGTATGATAAGTAACTCCGTTAATAAAATAACTAGAGTACTTTAACACTTGATTGTTAGGTCCACGCGCTATCCACTTCAATCTTTCGGATATTTGACAGGTGGAATTACCAACTGCACTCACACGATCACGTAACCAGTGAATAAAAGTCCGGTTATGCTCATCTTGTAACCACTTTTTGGACTTAGCTTTATGAGGAAACGTTTCCTTCAAAAAGTCCATGTGCTTCCTAATGAAACGATTACTGATAAGTTAACCAATAGAATGTAagtaaagtaaaaaaaatattaatagctAAGAGAAATTACTCGATATAAGGATCGACGTCAACATCATTTTCCAATACATAACGATGTGCTTGATTCAACTCATCATGACAAGTAAAGTGCAATACTGAACCAgacaaaggcttagtaagttgTATTTGCCGATGTCTTGATGAGATCCCAATTGTATGCACATTAGACATGTAATCGGAGCAAAATTCCACAGCCTCTTCAGCAATATAATATTCGGCTATACACCCTTCAGGATGATTGCGATTTTGCACATAGTCTTTCAAGGTCTTTATGAATCATTCAAATGGGTACATCTGCCTATACCAAACCGGTCCACACAATTTGACCTCACGAACAAGATGAACAGTTAAATGAATCATTATATCAAAAAAAGATggggaaaaatatttttcaagcaaACACAATACTGTCACAATCTCTCTTTGCAGAGCATTCAACTCTGAGACATCTATCACTTTATTACATAACACATTGAAGAAGCCACAAAACCGAGTGATAGCATCTCTAACATGTTTAGGCAAGACACCACGGATGGCGACTAGAAGCAATTGTTGCATCAAAGTGTGATAGTCGTGTGATTTAAAGCCAACAAGTTTCAAGTCTTTCAtcgacaaaatatttttaacattgGATGAATAACCTGTAGGGACCTTTGTTTCAAACAAAGAATTGAAAAGTTTTCTTTTCTCAGCCTTACTTAGAGTATAACATGCTGCTGGTAAAAAAGTTCTCTTCTCCCCCATCTTTGGTGCCAAATCAATCCTCAAATTCATCTCCACAAGATCTAGTCTTGCTGCTACCCCGTCCTTTGATTTTCCAGGAATGCCAAGTAACGTACCGACCAGACTTTCACAAACATTTTTTTCAATGTGCATCACATCAAGAACATGTCGAACATGTAGATGTTTCCAATACTCAAGCTCAAAAAATATAGATTTCTTTTTCCAGCAAGATATTTTATCACCATGCTGCATCTGACACTTCCCACTCACTTTTCCCGGGCGATAattaattctttcaactctatCTAAAATTTCATGCCCAGTTAATGGTTTCGGTGCGGGGTTTAACTCTTGGTTCCCATTAAATGCTTTTTTCTGCCTTCGATAAGGATGACTTGGAGGAAGAAATCTTCTATGGCCTGTGTATGACATTTTTCTACTATGCTTCAACCTTGTAGAACATGTTTCTTCCACACAAACAGAACATGCATGATATCCTTTCACAACACAACCTGACATGTTCCCATATGCAGAAAAATCATTGATTGTCCACAGTAAGACAGCTCTAAGCGAGAAACTTTCTTCTCGACATGCATCATATGCCTCAACACCTATATccccactacaagaaaaatgctaaTCAACAACACTCAATCAACAATGGTTTTATgccaaaaccgttgtctttcacCCAATAACAACGATTTTAatcaaaaccgttgtctttgggcGTTTTCTCAataaaaaagacaacagtttttgaAAAACCGTTTTTTTTTGGGGGCataagacaacatttttttaaaaacgttgtctatgagcgtttaTTTTGGGCCTACTACAACGGTTTATATAgactgttgtctatgagcgggtttttatgacataagacaacggttttaattaactgTTGTCTATTAGCGTGTTTTTGgggtctacgacaacggttttaaaaactgttgtcttttctcttttttttttaatttttaatacatatacatacatatacatacacagttttttctcttctttttttaattaattaataattaatatatacatatacatatatacgtTTAAGAGGAGGGAACTCAAAAAGGAAAGCTAAACCCAATAAAGAAATCCCTAGCCCCAACACGTCGCCCCTTCGACCCAGCACAACTCCAATGCCCTAATCGTCAATCGATCGCAAATTGGTGTGCAGAAACAGCCCGAATACAACATTCCTCCGGCCACTGAATTGGATTCGCAGCTCTCAGCCCTGGAACTCCACTCTCTCAATGTTGGTAAAAACTTTAATCTCTCTTTTTTTCGATAGGTTCTTTCTTTCGGTGTCTCGTTGACTCATCTCTCCATTCCATATCCACGATTCACGTATAAATTTTTGCTGGATCGTTATTTTCTTTGAGAGCTTGCTGGAGTCCATGGGAAAGAATCATTGAAAGACTTGGAAAGAATCGTGTTTCGGTTCATGGGCTTCGTCACTCAGATCTAGGATAATATTCCATTCTCCAAGCAGTTCAATTTTTCTGTCTTTTTTACGTACATAAAGCCATCGAGAATCCCAGTTACGGTCATAATCAGATTACGGTCCGACAAAAGGTAAGATTTTCTCCAACTCGTGATTGTTTCTTGAAAGAATCAAATTTTGCTTCCCCCCACCCCTCCCTCCCTCGGTTATTAGCTATGGGATACAGACCAATTCCACTCCACTTGAAAGGAGAGGAGTTTTCGAAGATCCAactctcaaatttcaaattcccCTTCAACTTGCTACGGAGCGTGAAATTGCAAGTTTGCTAATTGGGGGTATAACAACTGAGATGCTTGATTTTGTCCATCATTTTAAGCATAATTTCACTGCCTTATTTTCCTTCTTGATATTAAACTCTATTATGTTTCAAATTCAGAACCAAGCTTTAGTTGGGTTGTCAATTTGAAGGAATTCACTCATCCAGCACTTGAAATTTTTATGCGATACAAAAGTCAGGAGCCACCTTTTTCATTGCAATTGCCATGTTTGCATTTGTCTTCCAAGTTAGTTCTTTAATAACAGAGAAAGAACCAAAACTTCACCAGGTATTAATTGATTTTCCTTTTTAATTACATCACGAAGATTTAGAACTATTGCTTCATTTTACAATTTGTGTTGTCGACAATCCAGAAAGTTCCTATAACTTTCCTTTGCAATttgtatttaaatttatattataatatttataagaGGAAGATTTTTGTTTGCttcaatttaatatatatatatatataattatatatatatatatatatttgcaaGTCTTTTCAATGATTCTTTCCCATTGTAACACCATTTCTCGAGTTCAACAGGCTGCCATTTTGCGATGGGAAAGGTCTGCGCTCCTCTCcgatttttctcataaatagAATGTCACCCCGATATTTGAACACCTTCTTCAAGGTCTTTTCCTTATCTCATACTTTACTCAGTTTTTGTcgatatattttttattcacGGTCTTCTGTTATTGAAAGAAAACAAAAGCTTCGCGAGGTCAGACCTTGTGTTGTTCTTTCTTAAAGTTAAACGTTTCTTCTGAAATCTGTTAGTCCTAAGGTAGAAGTGTTGAAGAAGCTTTAGAGTATGCCCGAAAATCAAGGTATAGCCCTGCAGTAAGTTCCTGGACTCGTTAATCTATTTTTTTCTATGGTCCTCTTCAGTATTTATTTGTCAGCTTTTAAATAGTAATCTTATTTGCTATTCTACATTTAGTTTTGTCGAGGACCGTATTGCGACTTTAAAGAATATCATCAAAGAGCCAGAGTTGAACAATTGGAACCTATATCTTGATAATTCCTTTAATTTTTGTGTTGTGTACTATGCCATTGATCTTACAAGTTGTTCCgatttttaagtcaaaattcaTGGTGCAGGGGATTGGGGTTATAACACTAAAGATTTCTGCATTTTACATGTTCTCTATTTAATCTGTTCCATATATCTATGCCTTCTTATTGGTATTTAAATTTGTTGGTttcatcaaataaatataaattgaaggaacatatataattaattgtcttatatatttatttgcttAATTATGTTGTAAAAATAGTAAAAGTATACAAGAATCCTGATCCAATATTTCCCCACATATACAAGTTTGTATGTCTATCTATAGCTTACTTGTCATGAAAATGACCCCTGTAGTTtatttctttttaattatgagtagTGATAATAATTAATAGTTTTATGTCTATATATGCACTGCTAGTTTTCCATGCATTTGCCACAAAATTCACGAGTATTCTCCTTAAAATTAACTTTATTTCCCATTTGCATCTGAAACAATTCATTATGTACACCATATCTATGTGTATCTCATAATTTATATTGTGATAGAATGCTTAAGTTTAGTGTTTATGCAAACTATATAGAATGCATGTGATATATATCGATCATAAATGGGGATGGAAGTAAACACAAAGGTACATATGATATGGAAAGATTAAAGTTACTTTATTCTACGGGCTTTTAAGATATGGTACTATGTGTAGAACACAGAAAAATTAAGATGGTTACATGATATTTTTTGAGTTATTGTACCTTAGAAAAAGTACACTGATCTTTTGAGATACAGACTACTGCTCGGTTCTTGAGATAAGAGATTGAGCTAGAACACAACACATTTCTACTTCCATATCTCTCTTTTCTTGTTGTCAGTTTTCCGTGAAAGTTTTTGTGTTATAAGTTGAATTTCAGTCGAGAAGTTGGAAAAGATGGCCAGTTTCATGGTATTCCACAAATCATGGCCAGTTTCATGGTATTCCAAATGAAGTTGGAAAAGTCTTGGGAAAGGTACTATGACCTTCTTCACAGGAGATTGGAGAACTTATTCGCTTTCCTAAGATGGGAAGAATGCTTCATAAGTATATTCATCATTTTCCGAATTATTACCTCCTCAGTTGGAAAAGATGGCCAGTTTCATGGTATAACACCAACTTCTCCATTTTATATATGTTTCGATCGTAATCGCAAGTTTGATGCTCATTTTTATATTCGTCTATCACAAATGATTTTCGAAATCTCGTATTTAATTTCTAGATGCACACTTAATTATTGGATTTTTCTTATTTGATTCAGCTTGGTTATGATAATTATTATGGGTATTGCacacttaatttatttaaatatttctcTGTTTGTCTAGTCATTTCTGCTAACTCAAGGTCCTATGCCAACTCCTCTTGCTGGATGAATGGCTAGTCCCTCTCAATCCGTCCTCCTCTACTAGTCCCATTGGTTTCAACCCTCGAAATAATACTGGTATGTTATATTTCAACTTACTAATTGTGAACTTGAACACTTTAATTCCTTTGTCACTTGTTTTTTAGCACTATGTCACATGTTATATCTTAGTGCTTAATTGATATAGGCCTACTGTTGATGTGCATTATTTTCAAAGTCTAATTTGGGTGTCTCAATAGGGAGTACACCGTCTCAGGAAAGCTTTCATTTCTAGAGCATTGGGAAGAATGTGGGAAAATCAAAAAAACTGAAGACTTCGACAGATAAAGGAGCATTATGAGCTGGAGTGTGGTCTCTACATCAACATCTAAGAAAAAATTGTTTTACCTTTGTTTTATTAGTGTCGTTCTTTGTCATTTTATTGTTTGTTTACATATCTCAATgttgtaaatattattttcgaatgttga comes from the Henckelia pumila isolate YLH828 chromosome 1, ASM3356847v2, whole genome shotgun sequence genome and includes:
- the LOC140877307 gene encoding uncharacterized protein; its protein translation is MSGCVVKGYHACSVCVEETCSTRLKHSRKMSYTGHRRFLPPSHPYRRQKKAFNGNQELNPAPKPLTGHEILDRVERINYRPGKVSGKCQMQHGDKISCWKKKSIFFELEYWKHLHVRHVLDVMHIEKNVCESLVGTLLGIPGKSKDGVAARLDLVEMNLRIDLAPKMGEKRTFLPAACYTLSKAEKRKLFNSLFETKVPTGYSSNVKNILSMKDLKLVGFKSHDYHTLMQQLLLVAIRGVLPKHVRDAITRFCGFFNVLCNKVIDVSELNALQREIVTVLCLLEKYFSPSFFDIMIHLTVHLVRETLKDYVQNRNHPEGCIAEYYIAEEAVEFCSDYMSNVHTIGISSRHRQIQLTKPLSGSVLHFTCHDELNQAHRYVLENDVDVDPYIEKHMDFLKETFPHKAKSKKWLQDEHNRTFIHWLRDRVSAVGNSTCQISERLKWIARGPNNQVLKYSSYFINGVTYHTKERDNTQVVQNSGVSLVAKTMQVASAKDKNPIVSDMIFYGVIQEIWELDYHKFQVPMFKCNWVENNNGIKVDDLGFMLVNLNRIGFKSDSFILGSQAKQVFYIEDPQDPTWHVVLSTPTRDYIEYMNLDELENEAIHYQCSTRGFVSMKSVDDDGTDENEPPCIRENCDGTWVENN